In Falco cherrug isolate bFalChe1 chromosome 2, bFalChe1.pri, whole genome shotgun sequence, the following are encoded in one genomic region:
- the LOC102055922 gene encoding transmembrane 4 L6 family member 1-like isoform X2, translated as MCTGKCSKCIGITLFPLAACAIVSNILLYFPNGRVLQLSEITDLVWFFHGILGAGILMLVSVVLAVLGFLGGVYCVVISSLGLIGGPLCDTGDGEYLYPFRNDTLEDNYLFNQTTWSICKEPENIILWNIILFSILLAIGVIEAILCFIQVINGLIGFICGTCMRKRKTNISGM; from the exons ATGTGCACGGGAAAGTGTTCGAAGTGCATCGGGATCACCCTGTTCCCACTGGCAGCGTGTGCCATAGTCTCCAACATCCTCCTGTACTTCCCCAACGGACGAGTTCTGCAGCTCAGCGAGATAACTGACCTGGTCTGGTTTTTCCATGGCATTCTGGGAGCTGGCATACTG atgcTGGTGTCAGTGgttctggctgtgctgggattcCTGGGAGGAGTGTATTGTGTGGTCATCTCCTCGCTGGGGCTGATTGGGGGCCCTCTGTGTGACACAGGTGATGGAGAATACCTCTACCCTTTCAGGAATGACACCCTGGA AGACAATTACTTGTTCAACCAGACAACATGGAGCATTTGCAAAGAACCTGAAAACATCATCCTTTGGAATATTATCCTCTTCTCTATTCTCCTGGCCATTGGTGTGATTGAAGCTATTCTTTGCTTTATTCAAGTAATCAATGGACTTATTGGCTTCATATGTGGCACATgtatgaggaaaagaaag ACAAATATTTCTGGAATGTGA
- the LOC102055922 gene encoding transmembrane 4 L6 family member 1-like isoform X1 has protein sequence MCTGKCSKCIGITLFPLAACAIVSNILLYFPNGRVLQLSEITDLVWFFHGILGAGILVILPAFMMLGAGGAGCCANRCGMLVSVVLAVLGFLGGVYCVVISSLGLIGGPLCDTGDGEYLYPFRNDTLEDNYLFNQTTWSICKEPENIILWNIILFSILLAIGVIEAILCFIQVINGLIGFICGTCMRKRKTNISGM, from the exons ATGTGCACGGGAAAGTGTTCGAAGTGCATCGGGATCACCCTGTTCCCACTGGCAGCGTGTGCCATAGTCTCCAACATCCTCCTGTACTTCCCCAACGGACGAGTTCTGCAGCTCAGCGAGATAACTGACCTGGTCTGGTTTTTCCATGGCATTCTGGGAGCTGGCATACTG GTTATTTTGCCGGCATTCATGATGCTGGGAGCAGGCGGAGCAGGATGTTGCGCTAACAGGTGTGGG atgcTGGTGTCAGTGgttctggctgtgctgggattcCTGGGAGGAGTGTATTGTGTGGTCATCTCCTCGCTGGGGCTGATTGGGGGCCCTCTGTGTGACACAGGTGATGGAGAATACCTCTACCCTTTCAGGAATGACACCCTGGA AGACAATTACTTGTTCAACCAGACAACATGGAGCATTTGCAAAGAACCTGAAAACATCATCCTTTGGAATATTATCCTCTTCTCTATTCTCCTGGCCATTGGTGTGATTGAAGCTATTCTTTGCTTTATTCAAGTAATCAATGGACTTATTGGCTTCATATGTGGCACATgtatgaggaaaagaaag ACAAATATTTCTGGAATGTGA